One Vicinamibacterales bacterium genomic window, ACCGCCCTGCTCGGGCTCGTTCTGACCGCCGGACTCAGCGTTGCCGCCTGCGACATCCAGGCGGGCGGCGAGGGCGGGCTTTCGTTCGGGATTGCCTCCGGCAAGGCCCAGGACACCTGGACCCGCACCTACACCCTGGCCGACCAGGGGCGCCTCGAAATCATCAACGTGAACGGCCGCATCACGGCCGAGCCGGCGACCGACGGCAAGGTCACGGTGGAGGGCCGCCGCACGGCCAAGGGGTCCACCGACGAGGCCGCCAAGGAAAACCTGGCCAAGATGGAAATTCGCGAGGAAGTCAGTGGGGACCGGGTCAGGGTCGAGTCACGCCCCCCGCGCCTGAGCGGCTTCAGCGGTCACGAAGTCGAGTGGACCATCAAGGTTCCGGCCGGCGTGATTGTTGACCTGCGCACCGTCAACGGCGGCATTCGCCTCACCGGTCTCGCGGGCGAAGTGCACGCCAAGACCACCAACGGCGGCGTCAAGGGCAGCAACGTCAACGCCCGGATCCTCGAGGCCTCGTCCGTGAATGGCGGCATCGAAATCGAGTTCGGCGGTCCGCTCGAGGCCGGCGGCACGGTCGACATCGAAACGGTGAACGGCGGGGTCGAGCTGGGCTTGACCTCCGACAGCAAGGCCACCATCACGGCGCGCGCGGTGAACGGCGGCGTGCACGTGACCGACCTCGACGTGCAGAAGCAGGAACAGTCATCCTCGTTCGAGTCGAAGCGCCGGCTCGAGGGCACGCTGAACGGCGGCGGCGCCAAGGTCACCATCAGCACCACCAACGGCGGCGTCCGCCTCTCGCGGTCGGGCGGGCCGACCACGTAATTCAGCCCCAGGTCCTAGGTCCTGGGTCCTGCGCCAGCAGCCGCGGGGTTACACTGGCTGCTGATTCGTGAACGAAGACAAGTCCACCCGCTACCACCGCCTGCGCCGGCGCGCCGACCTCCTGGGGACGGCGGGCGCCGGCTTCGTGCTG contains:
- a CDS encoding DUF4097 family beta strand repeat-containing protein: MRSKTALLGLVLTAGLSVAACDIQAGGEGGLSFGIASGKAQDTWTRTYTLADQGRLEIINVNGRITAEPATDGKVTVEGRRTAKGSTDEAAKENLAKMEIREEVSGDRVRVESRPPRLSGFSGHEVEWTIKVPAGVIVDLRTVNGGIRLTGLAGEVHAKTTNGGVKGSNVNARILEASSVNGGIEIEFGGPLEAGGTVDIETVNGGVELGLTSDSKATITARAVNGGVHVTDLDVQKQEQSSSFESKRRLEGTLNGGGAKVTISTTNGGVRLSRSGGPTT